In Leopardus geoffroyi isolate Oge1 chromosome B4, O.geoffroyi_Oge1_pat1.0, whole genome shotgun sequence, the DNA window TTCACCATCTGGTTGGCTGGCTCAAAGCATGCATTGGTGATCTCTGCTACAGAAAGCTGTTCATGGTAGGCTTTCTCAGCAGAGATGACAGGGGCATATGTGGCCAGAGGGAAGTGGATGCGGGGATAGGGCACCAGGTTGGTCTGGAATTCTGTCAGATCCACATTCAGGGCTCCATCAAATCTGAGGGAAGCAGTGATGGAAGACACAATTTGACCTATCAACCTATTTAGGTTAGTGTATGTTGGGCGTTCAATATCGAGGTTTCTACGACAGATGTCATAGATGGCCTCGTTGTCTACCATGAAGGCACAATCAGAGTGCTCCAGGGTGGTGTGGGTAGTGAGGATGGAGTTGTAGGGCTCAACGACAGCAGTGGAAACCTGGGGGGCTGGGTAAATGGAGAACTCCAGCTTGGATTTCTTGCCATAATCGACAGAGAGACGTTCCATCAGCAGGGAGGTGAACCCGGAACCAGTTCCCCCTCCAAAGCTGTGGAAAACCAAGAAGCCCTGGAGACCCGTGCACTGGTCGGCCtgtgagaaaaaaggaacagaggagaCAGATTATAATAGACCTTCCCAGAATTACAAAGCATTTCTTCACTTAAAACATCTTCATTGACGTTTATAAAATGACACCAAATGATTCATGTTGtagttgaaaatttaaaaaccctatCAAGGAACAATTTACCAGTTGTCCTCACtccattatatttctattctgtgtttgaaaagaaaagatcGTATTTCAAATGTCTTCCTTAGGGTCATTATTTACTTTATTCTGGAGAACAAACATACCAGTTTCCGAATTCGGTCCAAGACAAGGTCGATGATCTCCTTGCCGATGGTGTAGTGCCCTCGGGCATAGTTATTGGCAGCATCTTCCTTGCCCGTGATGAGCTGCTCAGGATGGAAGAGCTGGCGGTAGGTGCCAGTGCGAACTTCatctggaagagaaaaacaaagcagccaCCCGTCACTCACAACCTGCACACGCCTGCTCCACCCCACGGTGTCAATGGAGCCCTCATGACAGACCTCCTGTCTCAAGAGCCCTGAGATCTCCCTTGGGTTACTGAGGCCAACTCACCAATGACTGTGGGTTCCAGGTCTACAAACACTGCCCTGGGCACATGCTTGCCAGCGCCCGTCTCACTGAAGAAGGTGTTGAAGGAGTCATCTCCTCCCCCAATGGTCTTGTCACTTGGCATCTGGCCATCGGGCTGGATGCCGTGTTCCAGGCAATAGAGCTCCCAGCAGGCATTGCCGATCTGAACACCAGC includes these proteins:
- the TUBA1A gene encoding tubulin alpha-1A chain — protein: MRECISIHVGQAGVQIGNACWELYCLEHGIQPDGQMPSDKTIGGGDDSFNTFFSETGAGKHVPRAVFVDLEPTVIDEVRTGTYRQLFHPEQLITGKEDAANNYARGHYTIGKEIIDLVLDRIRKLADQCTGLQGFLVFHSFGGGTGSGFTSLLMERLSVDYGKKSKLEFSIYPAPQVSTAVVEPYNSILTTHTTLEHSDCAFMVDNEAIYDICRRNLDIERPTYTNLNRLIGQIVSSITASLRFDGALNVDLTEFQTNLVPYPRIHFPLATYAPVISAEKAYHEQLSVAEITNACFEPANQMVKCDPRHGKYMACCLLYRGDVVPKDVNAAIATIKTKRTIQFVDWCPTGFKVGINYQPPTVVPGGDLAKVQRAVCMLSNTTAIAEAWARLDHKFDLMYAKRAFVHWYVGEGMEEGEFSEAREDMAALEKDYEEVGVDSVEGEGEEEGEEY